From Ptychodera flava strain L36383 chromosome 2, AS_Pfla_20210202, whole genome shotgun sequence, the proteins below share one genomic window:
- the LOC139149923 gene encoding uncharacterized protein yields MDPPLPAEYDETTGQPPLTRSREAIPNVEGITHFEFDYAMSSSEKARPQWKDVRGLKTEEVISVTGEDGDHISVWLKAFDVIGNTREDSVKIYLDSTSPLITNFGFSYQNMTGTSGTIRTDNDSIVQIFIDSYDDESGISLIRWQLLLIDEPSILYGEGDIRKTYPQNFKKDVQRLSFM; encoded by the exons ATGGATCCGCCATTGCCTGCTGAATACGATGAAACCACTGGTCAACCTCCTCTGACTAGATCAAGAGAAGCTATACCAAATGTAGAAGGGATAACTCACTTTGAGTTTGACTACGCAATGTCGAGCTCTGAAAAGGCTCGACCGCAATGGAAAGATGTTCGAGGGCTGAAG ACGGAGGAAGTTATATCAGTTACTGGTGAGGATGGTGATCATATCTCTGTTTGGTTGAAAGCCTTTGACGTCATCGGCAACACAAGGGAAGACTCGGTGAAAATCTACTTGGACTCCACTTCACCGCTGATCACGAACTTTGGCTTTTCATATCAGAATATGACTGGAACGTCGGGCACCATAAGGACAGATAATGATAGCATAGTCCA aatttttattGATTCATATGACGATGAGAGTGGAATCAGTTTGATACGGTGGCAGCTGCTGCTTATAGATGAACCTTCAATCTTGTACGGAGAGGGAGATATAAGAAAGACTTATCCACAG AACTTTAAGAAAGATGTCCAAAGGCTGTCGTTTATGTAA